The Candidatus Manganitrophus noduliformans genome includes a window with the following:
- a CDS encoding S1C family serine protease, with product MRRLFVLFLIGWLAVEAPPAGWLGLTVQELTPQIAMRLGLRVREGVFVAAVQSGSPADRGGIRAGDVLLSLDGKKIATPEALRQEVSKISPGTSIAVTLYRDQRERTVQISVGAPPREAV from the coding sequence ATGCGAAGACTTTTCGTTCTGTTTCTGATAGGATGGCTCGCCGTTGAAGCCCCTCCGGCCGGTTGGCTGGGGTTGACGGTTCAGGAGTTGACCCCCCAGATCGCGATGCGGCTCGGTCTCCGGGTTCGGGAGGGGGTTTTTGTGGCGGCGGTTCAGTCGGGGAGCCCCGCCGACCGTGGGGGAATTCGGGCGGGCGACGTCCTTCTCTCCCTCGACGGAAAAAAGATCGCAACTCCCGAGGCGCTTCGCCAGGAAGTTTCAAAGATCTCCCCGGGGACATCGATTGCGGTGACCCTCTACCGCGATCAACGAGAGAGAACGGTTCAGATCTCGGTCGGCGCTCCGCCGAGGGAAGCGGTTTGA
- the gcvPB gene encoding aminomethyl-transferring glycine dehydrogenase subunit GcvPB, producing MPEKLIFEKSVAGRRGATFPTEALQGFSIDQVLPKKFQRQIPLPLPEVSENELMRHYTRLSHENYGVDTGFYPLGSCTMKYNPKINEDVARFPGFAQIHPLQPIETVQGALQLLYHLEKILAEIAGMARVSLQPVAGAQGELVGMLITRAYHQQQGRQRKKVIIPDSAHGTNPASAALAGHTIQTVHSNADGLIDVDDLAKVVDEETAAFMLTNPNTLGLFEREIEKIVRIVHDAGALMYLDGANLNALLGLTRPGDMGFDIVHFNLHKTFSTPHGGGGPGAGPVGVAERLVPYLPSPTIEKKGEEYFLDERRPQSIGRIHGFHGNFGILVRAYTYISRLGASGLSAISRNAIINANYLRKQLEGSYPVPFNRPCMHEFVLSAKKFREKGVHAWDIAKRLIDYGFYPPTVNFPLVIEEALMIETPESEPREVLDAFAEAMKSIRKEIDDDPSRLTGAPHTRPVGRMDEVQAAKRLDVNYQKK from the coding sequence GTGCCAGAGAAATTAATTTTCGAAAAAAGTGTCGCGGGACGGCGGGGAGCCACTTTCCCGACCGAGGCGCTTCAGGGGTTTTCGATCGACCAGGTCTTGCCGAAAAAATTTCAGCGGCAGATCCCGCTGCCGCTGCCGGAGGTGAGCGAAAACGAGCTGATGCGCCACTACACCCGCCTCTCGCATGAAAACTACGGCGTCGACACCGGCTTCTACCCGCTCGGCTCCTGCACGATGAAGTACAATCCCAAGATCAACGAAGATGTCGCCCGCTTCCCCGGCTTTGCGCAGATTCATCCCCTTCAGCCGATTGAAACCGTTCAAGGCGCGCTGCAGCTGCTGTATCATCTTGAAAAAATCCTCGCGGAGATCGCCGGGATGGCGCGGGTGTCGCTCCAGCCGGTGGCGGGGGCGCAGGGAGAGTTGGTCGGCATGTTGATCACCCGGGCCTATCATCAGCAACAGGGACGGCAGCGAAAGAAAGTGATCATTCCCGATTCGGCGCACGGGACCAATCCGGCCAGCGCCGCCCTCGCCGGCCACACGATCCAGACGGTTCATTCCAACGCCGACGGGCTGATCGACGTGGACGATCTTGCCAAGGTGGTCGACGAAGAGACCGCCGCCTTCATGCTGACCAATCCGAATACGCTCGGCCTCTTCGAGCGGGAGATCGAGAAGATCGTCCGGATCGTCCACGACGCGGGGGCCTTGATGTATCTCGACGGCGCCAATCTCAACGCCCTTCTAGGGCTGACCCGTCCCGGCGACATGGGGTTCGATATCGTCCACTTCAACCTCCACAAGACCTTCTCCACTCCCCACGGGGGGGGCGGGCCGGGAGCCGGGCCGGTCGGCGTCGCGGAGCGGTTGGTCCCCTATCTTCCTTCGCCCACGATTGAAAAGAAGGGGGAAGAATATTTTCTCGATGAACGTCGCCCCCAATCGATCGGGCGGATTCATGGTTTTCACGGCAACTTCGGCATCTTGGTCCGCGCCTACACCTACATCAGCCGGCTCGGCGCCTCGGGTCTCTCTGCAATTAGCCGAAACGCCATCATCAACGCCAACTATCTTCGAAAGCAGCTGGAAGGATCGTATCCGGTTCCGTTCAACCGTCCCTGCATGCACGAGTTCGTCCTCTCGGCCAAGAAGTTTCGGGAGAAAGGAGTCCATGCCTGGGATATCGCCAAACGGCTGATCGATTACGGCTTCTACCCGCCGACCGTGAACTTCCCGCTCGTCATCGAGGAGGCCTTGATGATCGAGACCCCGGAGAGCGAGCCGCGCGAGGTCCTGGATGCCTTCGCGGAAGCGATGAAGTCGATCCGAAAAGAGATCGACGACGATCCTTCGCGCTTGACCGGCGCGCCGCATACCCGTCCGGTCGGCAGAATGGACGAGGTCCAAGCGGCGAAACGGCTCGATGTGAATTACCAAAAGAAGTAA
- a CDS encoding DNA internalization-related competence protein ComEC/Rec2, producing the protein MGKRPFIAITVSFITGLALGELFSYFPLTLIFFLFCFLLFDRRFRQGALLPVALLFCAGAGLLLQQLVSTPFRPGDLRRYIDQGEIDLVARIDRPPQHFAKQVLLQMEGIEIHGDSIQPVHGSFRLTIYHPDAPFEYGDRLRMRIRLRRPQQFGTPGAFPYADYREREGWSGSAGLSDLGRIQKIGEEGNPLLKSIYRGRERIRRKILASLEGAPAALLLALIIGETGYLTDPIRERFSASGTTHILSISGSHLALVSVLIFGAARWLLLHLPAPLLLRLSLWKIPSQWAALATAVPVAFYALLAGGEVATIRSLAMISVYLFSIWIGRSGEVKTTLSLAALLIIGFHPQAVFNLSFQLSFLSVLMIALTFSWWKGAFPAAPAEEERSRYRTYLIEPGRLMLLSTLGATLGTAPLTLFYFHQFSWIGLFANLLLIPLAGWIIVPLGLLSALLSLLGGEGFPLAGGHQLLGSFYDRLTGFFAEFPGADFHAAAPPLWIIVLFYGVTIWMLVRGVSWKWMAPSVAAFFIFFLGAGSVRFPPERLRVSFIDVAQGDATLIEFPRGKTMLVDGGAGGGFDVGRIAVAPYLWERGIRTIDYLVGTHPQMDHIGGLSYIVRKFDVKETWTNGRPRDLPFYQAFSEALEAKGLRPKVISSEAPPMEIDGCRLFFLNPPAINPLEEEALNDQSIVLRLVCPDLGEKGFSLLLTGDIERGGERRLLESGTDLKSTVLKVPHHGSISSLDLLFLSAVSPEAALFSVGRNNPYRHPHPDVLAAYQALPAEIYRTDRDGAVVIETDSSGWRLKRYRESRIQKIRWRSSLPTQEWENLKRAFSRF; encoded by the coding sequence TTGGGGAAAAGACCCTTCATCGCGATCACCGTTTCCTTCATCACCGGCCTGGCGCTCGGAGAGCTCTTCTCGTATTTCCCGCTCACCCTGATCTTTTTTCTTTTCTGCTTTCTGTTATTCGACCGGCGATTCAGGCAGGGAGCGCTTCTCCCCGTTGCGCTCCTCTTCTGCGCCGGCGCCGGATTGCTTCTCCAGCAACTCGTCTCGACCCCCTTTCGCCCGGGAGACCTGAGGCGGTATATCGACCAGGGGGAGATCGATCTTGTGGCCCGGATCGATCGGCCCCCGCAGCATTTCGCGAAACAGGTCCTTCTTCAGATGGAGGGGATCGAGATCCATGGCGATTCCATCCAACCGGTCCACGGCTCCTTTCGGCTCACGATTTATCATCCCGATGCCCCCTTCGAATACGGTGATCGCCTCCGGATGCGGATCCGCCTGCGCCGTCCCCAACAATTCGGCACGCCGGGGGCGTTCCCCTACGCCGACTACCGGGAGCGGGAAGGTTGGAGCGGGTCGGCGGGCCTTTCCGATCTCGGCCGGATTCAAAAAATCGGAGAGGAGGGAAATCCGCTCCTCAAGTCGATCTACCGGGGGCGCGAGCGGATTCGGCGGAAGATCCTCGCCTCGCTGGAAGGGGCGCCGGCGGCCCTCCTGCTGGCACTGATCATCGGCGAAACCGGTTATTTGACCGATCCGATCCGGGAGCGCTTCTCGGCCTCGGGGACCACCCACATTCTCTCCATTTCCGGCTCGCATCTGGCGCTGGTTTCGGTTTTGATTTTCGGCGCCGCGCGGTGGCTTCTCCTTCATCTTCCCGCCCCCCTTTTGCTTCGGCTCTCTCTCTGGAAGATCCCCTCCCAGTGGGCCGCCCTGGCGACGGCGGTGCCGGTCGCCTTCTACGCCCTCTTGGCCGGGGGAGAGGTCGCGACGATCCGCTCGCTGGCGATGATTTCGGTTTACCTTTTCTCGATCTGGATCGGCCGAAGCGGCGAGGTGAAAACGACCCTCTCCCTGGCGGCGCTTCTGATCATCGGCTTTCATCCGCAAGCCGTTTTCAACCTCTCGTTCCAGCTCTCTTTCCTTTCGGTCCTGATGATCGCGTTGACCTTTTCCTGGTGGAAGGGGGCTTTCCCGGCCGCCCCGGCGGAAGAGGAACGGTCGCGCTATCGGACTTATCTGATCGAGCCGGGGCGGCTGATGCTCCTCTCGACCCTGGGGGCGACATTGGGAACCGCGCCGCTGACCCTTTTCTATTTCCATCAATTCAGCTGGATCGGACTGTTTGCCAATCTTCTTCTGATCCCCCTCGCCGGTTGGATCATCGTTCCCTTGGGTCTTCTCTCCGCCCTCCTCTCCCTTTTAGGAGGAGAGGGCTTTCCCTTGGCCGGAGGGCATCAACTCCTCGGATCGTTTTATGATCGCCTCACCGGATTTTTTGCCGAGTTCCCGGGCGCCGATTTCCACGCCGCCGCGCCTCCGCTCTGGATCATCGTCCTTTTTTACGGGGTGACGATCTGGATGCTCGTCCGCGGGGTCTCCTGGAAATGGATGGCGCCGTCCGTCGCCGCTTTCTTCATATTTTTTCTCGGGGCGGGGAGCGTTCGATTTCCTCCGGAGCGGCTGCGGGTCAGCTTCATCGACGTGGCCCAGGGGGATGCGACCCTGATTGAATTCCCCCGCGGGAAGACGATGTTAGTCGACGGGGGGGCAGGGGGCGGGTTCGACGTCGGAAGGATCGCCGTCGCCCCCTACCTTTGGGAGCGGGGAATTCGAACGATCGACTATCTGGTCGGGACCCACCCGCAGATGGATCATATCGGCGGGCTTTCCTACATCGTTCGAAAATTCGATGTCAAAGAGACCTGGACCAACGGCCGGCCGCGCGATCTTCCGTTCTATCAGGCCTTCTCCGAGGCGCTTGAAGCGAAGGGGCTTCGACCGAAGGTGATCTCCTCCGAAGCGCCGCCGATGGAGATCGACGGCTGCCGGCTTTTCTTCCTCAATCCTCCCGCAATCAATCCCCTTGAGGAAGAGGCGCTCAATGATCAGTCGATCGTTCTCCGGCTCGTTTGTCCCGATCTGGGCGAAAAGGGATTCTCTCTTCTCCTCACCGGGGATATCGAACGGGGCGGGGAGCGACGCCTGCTGGAAAGCGGGACAGATCTGAAGAGCACCGTCCTGAAAGTTCCTCACCATGGAAGCATCAGCTCCTTGGATCTTTTGTTTCTCTCCGCCGTCTCGCCCGAAGCGGCGCTCTTTTCGGTCGGCCGAAACAATCCATACCGGCATCCGCATCCCGATGTGCTTGCCGCCTACCAGGCCCTTCCCGCCGAGATTTATCGGACCGATCGAGACGGCGCCGTCGTGATCGAGACCGACTCGTCGGGATGGCGATTGAAGCGTTATCGAGAGAGCCGGATACAAAAAATCCGCTGGCGTTCTTCCCTTCCGACTCAAGAGTGGGAGAATTTAAAAAGGGCGTTCTCGCGGTTCTAG
- a CDS encoding FHA domain-containing protein, which produces MDNEDTIHPESSPVTDPRKCLPCLVVISGKTLGKKYMLDQKQILVGRGDQVQISIDEKTVSRNHAEFYRKNNQTMVKDLHSKNGIYVNDIKVIGSALKDGDLIRIGTTVFKFVGGGNLEGQYYQA; this is translated from the coding sequence ATGGATAATGAGGATACGATTCATCCCGAGTCATCTCCGGTGACCGATCCTCGAAAGTGCCTTCCCTGCCTGGTCGTCATTTCGGGCAAAACACTTGGGAAGAAATATATGCTGGACCAGAAACAGATCCTGGTCGGCCGGGGGGATCAGGTCCAGATCTCGATCGATGAGAAGACCGTCTCGCGAAATCACGCCGAGTTTTATCGGAAGAATAATCAAACGATGGTCAAGGATCTCCACAGCAAGAACGGAATTTACGTCAATGATATCAAAGTCATCGGCTCCGCGTTGAAGGACGGCGATCTCATCCGGATCGGAACCACCGTCTTCAAATTCGTCGGCGGAGGGAATCTCGAAGGGCAGTATTATCAGGCGTAA
- a CDS encoding PAS domain-containing sensor histidine kinase yields the protein MKGVKEKMALKDEILSDLFLHLPVSSAWIDLKQTYRFVTPAYADLFGKEPKELVGRSLYEFFPETKDRIEQGLHQAASAGEAVELNDLTPSLPGEPGHCDHFWNATLWPIRDSTGTTAGWMISITDLAQEVAIQTQLEETLAELEEERERLQMDVRERERIMSLLDQSHLDLAAQHLELEQANQYKNHLLTDLSHEIRTPLNIILGYGQLLQDEKFGKVTPAQRDVAQRIVAYTRSLSKLVDRLLDLSGAQSRPMPVLTTEVSLPQLLESLFASIRPLLRQRRVRLKWKDGTAPPNIVSDPIRLRRIFFNLASNLIKFIHHATLTISVRDLTEQRSVAVTLTGSGKQLEPLSDVFEDFFRVAAQRQGESTGLGVAVAKELLDQIGGKIEMNRRPRGHPVFTITIPYHPPQESESLLGQQEAA from the coding sequence ATGAAAGGAGTGAAAGAAAAGATGGCGTTGAAAGATGAAATTTTATCCGATCTATTTTTACATCTCCCCGTCAGCAGCGCATGGATCGATTTAAAACAAACCTATCGCTTTGTCACCCCTGCTTATGCCGATCTCTTCGGGAAAGAGCCGAAGGAGTTGGTCGGCCGATCCCTTTACGAATTTTTTCCTGAAACGAAAGATCGGATAGAGCAAGGCCTCCATCAGGCCGCCTCCGCCGGAGAGGCGGTCGAATTGAACGATCTGACCCCCTCTCTCCCCGGTGAGCCGGGTCATTGCGATCATTTCTGGAATGCAACGCTCTGGCCGATCCGGGATTCAACAGGAACGACCGCCGGCTGGATGATCTCGATAACCGATCTGGCCCAAGAGGTTGCGATTCAAACCCAGCTGGAAGAGACCCTCGCTGAGCTGGAAGAGGAACGGGAACGGCTTCAGATGGACGTTCGGGAGCGGGAGCGAATCATGTCCCTTTTGGACCAATCCCACCTCGACCTCGCGGCGCAACATCTCGAGCTTGAGCAGGCAAATCAATACAAAAACCACCTCCTGACCGACCTCTCCCACGAAATTCGAACGCCGCTCAACATCATCCTCGGCTACGGCCAGCTCCTCCAGGATGAAAAGTTCGGAAAGGTCACCCCGGCCCAGCGCGACGTGGCCCAGCGGATCGTCGCTTACACCCGGTCGCTGTCGAAACTGGTCGACCGTCTGCTCGATCTCTCCGGAGCACAAAGCCGCCCGATGCCGGTTCTGACAACGGAGGTCTCCCTCCCCCAGCTTTTAGAGAGCCTTTTTGCCTCGATCCGTCCTCTCCTTCGCCAGAGGCGGGTCCGTCTGAAGTGGAAGGATGGAACGGCGCCGCCGAACATCGTGAGCGACCCGATCCGGCTCCGGAGGATCTTTTTTAACCTCGCAAGCAATCTCATCAAGTTTATTCATCATGCGACATTAACAATCAGCGTGAGAGATCTGACGGAGCAAAGGAGCGTCGCGGTCACCTTGACCGGAAGCGGGAAACAATTGGAACCCCTCTCCGATGTGTTTGAAGATTTTTTCCGCGTCGCGGCGCAGCGGCAGGGAGAGAGCACCGGCCTCGGTGTCGCCGTGGCGAAGGAGTTGCTCGATCAAATCGGCGGCAAGATTGAGATGAATCGGCGGCCGAGGGGACACCCCGTATTTACCATCACGATCCCTTACCACCCTCCTCAAGAAAGCGAATCATTACTGGGGCAACAGGAAGCGGCCTGA
- a CDS encoding FAD-binding protein, with product MPLEHDVLIVGAGLAGMRAAIAVPTHLNVGVISKVHPVRSHSVAAEGGINAAIRPEDSWESHMYDTVKGSDWLGDQDAIEILCREAPGDIMELERMGALFSRDPQGRIDQRNFGGLGFPRTCYVADRTGHALVHLLYEQLVKRAAHVYEEWYVTSLIVEEGVCRGVVALNIFNGELTEIRAKAVVLATGGYGRVYLISTNGLINTGDGMALAYRAGVPLQDMEFVQFHPTTLKETGILITEGARGEGGYLFNARGERFMEKYAPKMMELASRDVVSRAEYQEILEGRGVDGCVMLDLRHLGKAKIMEKLPQIWELSITYVGVDPVEAPIPVTPGVHYSMGGILTDIHGATPIRGLFAAGECASVSVHGANRLGGNALMETIVYGRRAGTRAAEYAEQTQPAPSSGRVLQQERERIGAILSRKEGERAGLLREEIGKVMADHFGILRTRERMEEGKRKLAEIRPRLEKIALHDRGKTFNLELIDALQIFSIMDLAECIAEGAAVREESRGAHSRPDFPKRDDVNWLKHTLAYRSEAGPRLDYRPVTITRVPLGERKY from the coding sequence ATGCCATTGGAGCATGATGTTCTCATCGTCGGCGCCGGCCTCGCGGGGATGCGGGCGGCGATCGCCGTTCCCACCCATCTGAATGTCGGTGTGATTTCGAAGGTCCATCCGGTCCGGAGCCACTCGGTGGCGGCGGAGGGGGGGATCAACGCGGCGATCCGTCCGGAGGATTCTTGGGAATCGCACATGTACGACACGGTGAAAGGGAGCGACTGGCTCGGCGATCAAGACGCCATCGAGATCCTCTGCCGCGAAGCGCCGGGCGACATCATGGAGCTGGAGCGGATGGGGGCCCTCTTCTCGCGCGATCCGCAGGGGCGGATCGATCAGCGGAACTTCGGCGGCCTCGGCTTTCCCCGCACCTGCTACGTCGCCGACCGGACCGGACATGCCCTGGTCCACCTTCTTTATGAACAGCTCGTCAAACGGGCCGCGCACGTTTATGAAGAGTGGTATGTCACCTCGCTCATCGTGGAGGAGGGGGTCTGCCGCGGCGTCGTCGCGCTGAACATCTTCAACGGCGAGTTGACCGAGATTCGCGCCAAGGCGGTGGTCCTCGCGACCGGAGGATATGGGCGGGTCTATCTGATCTCCACCAACGGGCTGATCAACACCGGCGACGGCATGGCGCTCGCTTATCGCGCCGGGGTCCCCCTGCAGGATATGGAATTCGTTCAGTTCCATCCGACGACGTTGAAAGAGACCGGCATTCTGATCACCGAAGGGGCGCGCGGCGAGGGAGGCTATCTCTTCAACGCCCGCGGCGAACGGTTCATGGAAAAGTATGCGCCGAAGATGATGGAGCTGGCGAGCCGGGACGTCGTCTCCCGCGCCGAGTACCAGGAAATCCTGGAAGGTCGCGGCGTCGACGGCTGCGTGATGCTCGATCTGCGGCATCTCGGCAAGGCGAAGATCATGGAGAAGCTCCCGCAGATCTGGGAGCTCTCGATCACCTATGTCGGGGTCGATCCGGTCGAAGCCCCCATTCCGGTCACCCCCGGGGTTCACTACTCGATGGGAGGGATCTTGACCGACATCCACGGCGCAACACCGATTCGGGGTCTCTTTGCCGCCGGGGAGTGCGCCTCCGTCTCGGTCCATGGCGCCAACCGGCTCGGCGGAAATGCGCTGATGGAGACGATCGTCTACGGCCGGCGGGCCGGGACCCGCGCCGCCGAATACGCGGAGCAGACGCAACCGGCGCCCTCTTCAGGCCGGGTGCTTCAGCAGGAGCGTGAGCGGATCGGAGCGATCCTCTCCCGGAAAGAGGGGGAGCGGGCGGGGTTGCTCCGGGAAGAGATCGGAAAGGTCATGGCAGACCATTTCGGCATTCTAAGAACACGCGAGCGGATGGAGGAGGGGAAACGGAAGCTGGCGGAGATCCGGCCGAGGCTGGAAAAGATCGCCCTCCACGACCGGGGAAAAACCTTCAATCTCGAATTGATCGATGCGCTGCAGATTTTCTCGATTATGGATCTGGCGGAGTGCATTGCCGAAGGAGCGGCCGTTCGGGAAGAATCGCGCGGCGCGCATTCCCGCCCCGACTTCCCCAAACGGGACGATGTGAACTGGCTGAAACATACGCTGGCTTATCGATCAGAGGCCGGCCCCCGGCTCGATTATCGCCCGGTGACGATCACGCGGGTGCCGCTGGGCGAGCGCAAATACTAA
- a CDS encoding YCF48-related protein — MKKLTLLIFLIYLTGCNDGSGQKDWIFPSPTPFSPFIQLSAAELAFTGVGCGSNPAGQTFEITNAGKGTFTWSTSNVPSWLMLTPSGGTAPTTVTAQIDTTGLSCGEDYSQTVHFEAPDAGNTPVSLTVTVTIPAPTTPPPAIITDTPKVTFTASSCGGIATSGSPSFTITSDGNVGFNWNATASQPWIQFAPTNGTDGATITVADIDTATLPCGATSSGTITLSSTATGVSPQSVTVEVVVPPRPAIITDKLKVTFTASSCGGVATSGSPSFMITSDGNGGFNWSGAGNAAWIQFAPTNGTDGATVTVANVDTADLPCGATSSGTITLTSAEAGNSPQNVTVEVVVPSAANITPSPSALGFFATACKGSPDPQPFTIQNNGGSSLGWSAAVTYAGAETGWVSLDITSGTVAAGATSTDITVTVDASTLTCGQARSATLTLTATSGGSTLSPVQSKTIEVGLSNPVAWKHQNPKPTSYPINDVTFSEEGVAWAVADSGTILRSPPDSPDYGNNWIPVVSGTGEDLRAIRFVNSLEGWIVGDGGTILHSSDGGATWEAESSSTTQPLQSVYFLDASHGWAVGDAGTILYRDGGGSWAPIASGRTDQLTHVFMNDATHGWITTNNANDSILWTDDNWAGIIPQDRKSARQLYSLFFLPKDPNSPFPDRLEGWAVGAPDVGGEGSILHIYSDTGSEPWTTEMVASGTPSTLLDVFMSTPSLGWAVGGDDNTGAGTILQWNGAAWLPVTFNAGDPSLPSAKYFRGVASNNGNGVAAGLSGMVFTSFNGTEWDNVSGPSMNHLKSVGFALDGVNGWAVGDAGTVLTTSNGGTSWVKESGVAGDFNGVSVVSATDVWAVTNTRGVYHYSSGAWGLDTTLAGSGNLKGVYFANATNGWAVGRVTNAGTTRQVYYYNGATWSPQASACIPAAATMNGVYFLDAGSGWMVGTSGWTARTTDGGASWACTQTVSTTWNGVYFVSASTGWAVGSSGRIYKTTNGGVTWAAQASSTTSTLFDVHFSDANNGWVVGAAGMVLYTQNGGTNWTRQSPAGTNQNLNGVYFTPGGLEGWAVGNNGVLLHTDSGGVN, encoded by the coding sequence ATGAAGAAACTTACCCTTTTGATCTTCTTAATTTATTTGACCGGCTGTAACGACGGCAGCGGCCAAAAGGATTGGATATTTCCTTCTCCGACCCCTTTTTCTCCGTTCATTCAACTGAGCGCGGCGGAGCTGGCCTTCACCGGCGTCGGCTGCGGATCGAATCCGGCCGGCCAGACGTTTGAGATTACCAATGCCGGAAAGGGAACATTCACCTGGTCGACTTCCAATGTTCCTTCCTGGTTGATGCTGACCCCTTCCGGCGGGACGGCTCCCACGACGGTGACGGCGCAGATCGACACGACCGGTCTTTCTTGCGGCGAGGACTATTCGCAAACGGTTCATTTTGAAGCCCCTGACGCCGGCAACACACCGGTCTCTTTGACGGTGACCGTGACGATCCCGGCGCCGACGACACCGCCTCCGGCGATTATCACGGACACACCGAAGGTGACTTTCACCGCCTCTTCCTGCGGCGGGATCGCGACCAGCGGATCGCCGTCATTTACGATCACCAGCGACGGAAACGTCGGCTTCAATTGGAATGCAACGGCCAGTCAGCCCTGGATTCAGTTCGCCCCGACGAACGGGACCGACGGCGCGACGATCACCGTGGCGGATATTGACACCGCCACCCTCCCTTGCGGAGCGACCTCCTCCGGAACGATCACCCTCAGCTCGACGGCGACAGGCGTTTCTCCGCAGAGCGTCACCGTGGAAGTCGTCGTTCCGCCCCGTCCGGCGATCATCACAGATAAACTGAAAGTGACTTTCACCGCTTCTTCCTGCGGCGGGGTCGCAACCAGCGGATCGCCTTCGTTTATGATCACCAGCGACGGAAACGGCGGCTTCAATTGGAGCGGCGCGGGGAACGCCGCTTGGATTCAATTTGCTCCCACAAACGGGACCGACGGAGCGACGGTGACGGTGGCGAATGTCGACACGGCCGATCTTCCCTGCGGAGCGACCTCTTCGGGAACGATCACCCTCACCTCGGCGGAGGCGGGAAATTCTCCCCAGAACGTCACGGTGGAAGTGGTGGTCCCTTCGGCGGCGAATATCACGCCGAGTCCCTCTGCCCTCGGTTTCTTTGCGACCGCTTGCAAGGGGAGTCCCGACCCGCAACCATTTACCATTCAGAACAACGGCGGAAGCTCCCTCGGTTGGAGCGCGGCGGTGACCTATGCGGGGGCGGAGACAGGATGGGTCTCCCTCGATATCACCAGCGGGACGGTGGCGGCCGGCGCCACCTCGACCGATATCACCGTGACAGTGGATGCATCGACGTTGACCTGCGGACAGGCCCGTTCGGCCACCCTCACGCTGACGGCGACCTCCGGCGGAAGCACGCTCTCTCCGGTGCAGTCGAAGACGATCGAAGTCGGCCTGAGCAATCCGGTCGCATGGAAGCATCAAAATCCGAAGCCGACCAGCTATCCGATCAACGATGTGACCTTCTCTGAAGAAGGGGTGGCCTGGGCGGTCGCCGATAGCGGAACGATTCTCCGCTCCCCTCCCGATTCCCCCGATTATGGGAACAATTGGATTCCGGTGGTCAGCGGCACGGGGGAAGATCTTCGCGCGATTCGATTCGTCAATTCGTTGGAAGGATGGATCGTCGGCGACGGCGGCACCATCCTTCACAGCAGCGACGGCGGGGCGACTTGGGAGGCGGAGAGCAGTTCGACCACCCAACCGCTTCAGTCGGTTTATTTTCTCGACGCGTCTCATGGATGGGCGGTGGGAGACGCGGGGACCATTCTCTATCGGGATGGAGGGGGATCTTGGGCGCCGATCGCTTCCGGAAGGACAGACCAATTGACCCATGTCTTCATGAACGATGCAACGCACGGGTGGATTACCACGAACAATGCGAACGATTCGATCTTATGGACGGACGATAACTGGGCCGGTATCATCCCGCAGGACCGGAAGTCCGCCAGACAACTCTACTCTCTCTTTTTTCTGCCCAAAGATCCGAACTCCCCTTTTCCCGATCGGTTGGAAGGATGGGCGGTCGGCGCCCCCGATGTGGGCGGAGAGGGATCGATTCTTCACATCTATTCGGATACTGGTTCGGAACCCTGGACAACGGAGATGGTCGCCAGCGGCACCCCCTCGACCCTTCTGGATGTGTTCATGTCTACTCCCAGTCTCGGTTGGGCCGTCGGGGGGGATGATAACACGGGGGCGGGAACCATTCTCCAATGGAATGGAGCGGCCTGGCTCCCTGTCACCTTTAACGCCGGTGATCCGTCGCTTCCTTCCGCCAAATATTTTAGGGGGGTTGCTTCCAATAATGGAAACGGGGTTGCCGCCGGTCTCTCCGGGATGGTCTTTACCAGTTTCAACGGGACGGAGTGGGATAATGTCTCCGGACCCTCCATGAATCATTTAAAGTCTGTTGGTTTCGCTCTGGACGGGGTCAACGGTTGGGCGGTGGGTGACGCCGGGACCGTTTTGACGACATCGAATGGAGGGACCAGCTGGGTCAAAGAGTCGGGGGTCGCCGGCGACTTTAACGGTGTCTCCGTCGTTAGCGCGACCGACGTATGGGCCGTCACCAATACCCGGGGAGTTTATCATTACAGCAGCGGCGCCTGGGGACTGGATACAACCTTGGCGGGGTCCGGGAATCTTAAAGGAGTCTACTTCGCCAATGCCACGAACGGCTGGGCGGTCGGCAGGGTCACCAATGCCGGGACGACGAGGCAGGTTTATTATTACAACGGAGCAACCTGGTCGCCGCAAGCAAGTGCCTGTATTCCCGCGGCGGCGACGATGAACGGCGTTTACTTCCTCGATGCCGGCAGCGGCTGGATGGTCGGAACCAGTGGATGGACCGCCCGCACCACCGATGGGGGAGCGAGCTGGGCCTGCACGCAAACCGTCAGCACCACCTGGAATGGGGTTTATTTTGTGAGTGCATCGACCGGCTGGGCGGTCGGGAGCTCGGGGAGAATTTATAAGACGACCAACGGGGGTGTCACCTGGGCGGCGCAGGCGTCATCAACCACTTCGACACTCTTTGATGTTCATTTCTCCGATGCGAACAATGGATGGGTGGTCGGCGCGGCGGGGATGGTTTTGTATACACAGAACGGCGGAACAAACTGGACGCGGCAATCACCGGCCGGAACGAATCAAAACCTGAATGGGGTCTACTTCACACCGGGGGGATTGGAAGGCTGGGCGGTCGGAAATAACGGGGTTCTCCTTCACACCGATTCAGGCGGGGTGAACTGA